The following proteins come from a genomic window of Streptococcus pneumoniae:
- a CDS encoding dihydroorotase gives MLLIKNGRVMDPKSGLDQVCDVLVQDGKIIKIAPEITEEGAETIDATGLVVAPGLVDIHVHFREPGQTHKEDIHTGALAAAAGGFTTVVMMANTSPTISDVETLQAVLQSAAKEKINVKTVATITKNFNGKNLTDFKALLEAGAAGFSDDGIPLESSKIVKEAMEEAKKLNTFISLHEEDPGLNGVLGFNENIAREHFHICGATGVAEYAMMARDVMIAYATKAHVHIQHLSKEESVKVVEFAQGLGAEVTAEVAPQHFSKTEALFLTQGSNAKMNPPLRLESDRRAVIEGLKSGVITVIATDHAPHHVDEKNVEDITKAPSGMTGLETSLSLSLTYLVEAGELSLMELLEKMTYNPAKLYNFEAGYLAENGPADITIFDAKADRLVDSHFASKAANSPFIGETLKGQVKYTICKGQIVYQA, from the coding sequence ATGCTACTAATCAAAAATGGTCGTGTAATGGATCCCAAGTCTGGTTTGGATCAAGTTTGTGATGTCTTAGTTCAAGATGGGAAAATTATCAAAATTGCGCCTGAGATCACGGAAGAAGGAGCAGAAACGATTGATGCTACTGGTCTTGTGGTTGCTCCTGGTTTGGTCGATATTCATGTGCATTTCCGTGAACCTGGTCAAACACATAAAGAAGACATTCATACTGGTGCCCTGGCAGCCGCTGCAGGTGGTTTTACTACTGTCGTCATGATGGCTAATACCAGTCCAACCATTTCAGACGTGGAGACTTTGCAAGCAGTTCTCCAGTCAGCTGCCAAAGAGAAGATTAATGTCAAGACAGTTGCGACCATTACTAAAAACTTTAATGGTAAAAACTTGACTGACTTTAAGGCGCTCTTAGAAGCTGGTGCGGCTGGTTTCTCTGATGACGGTATTCCGCTTGAGAGCAGTAAGATTGTCAAGGAAGCCATGGAGGAAGCCAAAAAACTCAATACCTTTATCAGCCTTCATGAGGAAGATCCAGGTTTGAACGGTGTTCTTGGCTTTAATGAAAATATTGCTAGAGAACATTTCCATATCTGCGGTGCTACTGGGGTGGCTGAGTACGCTATGATGGCGCGTGATGTCATGATTGCCTATGCAACTAAAGCCCATGTTCACATCCAGCATTTGTCTAAGGAAGAAAGTGTTAAAGTAGTGGAGTTTGCTCAGGGGTTAGGTGCAGAAGTCACAGCAGAAGTAGCGCCACAGCATTTCTCTAAGACAGAAGCACTTTTTTTAACACAAGGTAGCAATGCTAAGATGAATCCACCGCTTCGTTTGGAATCAGACCGTCGTGCCGTTATCGAAGGTCTCAAATCAGGTGTCATCACAGTTATTGCGACTGACCACGCCCCTCATCATGTAGATGAAAAAAATGTTGAGGATATTACCAAAGCGCCATCTGGTATGACTGGCTTAGAAACATCCCTGTCTCTCAGCTTGACCTATTTAGTAGAAGCTGGTGAGTTGAGCTTGATGGAATTACTTGAAAAAATGACATACAACCCAGCCAAGCTTTACAACTTTGAAGCAGGTTACTTGGCTGAGAATGGTCCAGCAGATATCACTATTTTTGATGCCAAGGCTGACCGCCTTGTGGACTCCCATTTTGCTTCCAAAGCAGCTAATTCACCATTCATCGGTGAAACCTTAAAAGGGCAGGTTAAATATACCATCTGTAAGGGACAAATCGTCTATCAAGCTTGA
- a CDS encoding NUDIX hydrolase, producing MPQLATICYIDNGKELLMLHRNKKPNDVHEGKWIGVGGKLERGETPQECAAREILEETGLKAKPVLKGVITFPEFTPDLDWYTYVFKVTEFEGDLIDCNEGTLEWVPYDEVLSKPTWEGDHTFVEWLLEDKPFFSAKFVYDGDKLLDTQVDFYE from the coding sequence ATGCCTCAGTTAGCGACGATTTGCTACATTGATAATGGGAAAGAACTGCTCATGCTCCATCGTAATAAGAAACCCAATGATGTCCATGAAGGGAAATGGATTGGTGTGGGTGGTAAGCTAGAGAGAGGAGAGACGCCCCAGGAATGCGCGGCGCGTGAAATCCTTGAAGAAACAGGGCTCAAAGCCAAGCCAGTTCTAAAAGGTGTCATCACTTTTCCTGAATTTACACCAGATTTAGACTGGTACACCTATGTTTTTAAGGTGACGGAGTTTGAGGGCGACTTGATTGACTGCAATGAGGGGACGCTAGAATGGGTTCCCTATGATGAGGTTTTGAGCAAGCCGACTTGGGAAGGTGACCACACCTTTGTTGAGTGGCTTTTAGAGGATAAACCCTTCTTTTCAGCCAAGTTTGTTTATGATGGGGATAAATTGTTGGATACCCAAGTTGATTTCTATGAATAA
- a CDS encoding uracil-DNA glycosylase yields the protein MEHSSWHALIKAQLPEGYFGKINQFMEQVYSQGIIYPPKEKVFQALLTTLLEEVKVVILGQDPYHGPGQAQGLSFSVPDSIPAPPSLQNILKELSDDIGVKKSHDLTSWAEQGVLLLNACLTVPAGQANGHAGQIWEPFTDAVIQVVNHLDRPVVFVLWGAYARKKKALVTNPHHLIIESAHPSPLSVYRGFWGSKPFSKANAFLKETGQEPIDWLR from the coding sequence ATGGAACACTCGTCTTGGCATGCTTTGATTAAGGCGCAATTACCTGAGGGTTATTTCGGGAAAATCAATCAGTTTATGGAGCAGGTCTATTCTCAGGGGATTATTTATCCACCCAAGGAAAAGGTTTTTCAGGCTCTCTTGACAACACTGCTTGAAGAAGTTAAGGTGGTAATTCTAGGGCAAGACCCCTATCACGGACCAGGTCAAGCGCAGGGCTTGAGTTTTTCTGTACCTGACTCTATCCCAGCTCCACCATCCTTGCAAAATATCTTGAAAGAATTGTCAGATGATATCGGAGTTAAGAAATCTCATGATTTGACATCTTGGGCTGAGCAAGGAGTCTTGCTTCTTAATGCTTGTTTGACTGTTCCTGCTGGACAGGCCAATGGTCATGCTGGTCAAATCTGGGAGCCTTTTACTGATGCTGTGATTCAGGTGGTCAATCATCTAGATAGACCAGTCGTTTTTGTACTCTGGGGAGCTTATGCACGTAAGAAGAAGGCATTAGTTACCAATCCTCATCACTTGATTATCGAATCAGCCCATCCAAGTCCTTTGTCGGTTTATAGAGGATTTTGGGGTTCCAAGCCCTTTTCCAAGGCCAATGCATTCTTAAAAGAGACAGGACAAGAGCCAATCGATTGGCTTAGATAA
- a CDS encoding YjjG family noncanonical pyrimidine nucleotidase produces MFYKFLLFDLDHTLLDFDAAEDVALTQLLKEEGVADIQAYKDYYVPMNKALWKDLELKKISKQELVNTRFSRLFSHFGQEKDGSFLAQRYQFYLAQQGQTLSGAHDLLDSLIERDYNLYAATNGITAIQTGRLAQSGLVPYFNQVFISEQLQTQKPDALFYEKIGQQIAGFSKEKTLMIGDSLTADIQGGNNAGIDTIWYNPHHLENHTQAQPTYEVYSYQDLLDCLDKNILEKITF; encoded by the coding sequence TTGTTCTACAAATTTCTACTCTTCGACCTCGACCACACTCTTCTTGATTTTGATGCTGCTGAGGATGTGGCTTTGACCCAACTTCTAAAAGAAGAAGGAGTTGCGGATATTCAGGCTTATAAAGATTATTACGTTCCTATGAACAAGGCTCTCTGGAAAGACTTGGAGCTGAAGAAAATCAGTAAACAAGAGCTGGTTAACACGCGCTTTTCTCGTTTATTTTCTCATTTTGGACAGGAAAAAGACGGTAGTTTTCTTGCCCAGCGTTACCAATTTTATCTCGCTCAGCAGGGACAAACACTATCGGGCGCTCATGATCTCTTGGACAGCCTCATTGAGCGTGATTATAACTTGTATGCTGCGACAAATGGCATTACTGCCATTCAGACAGGACGTTTGGCTCAATCTGGTCTAGTACCTTATTTCAATCAAGTCTTTATCTCAGAACAGTTGCAAACTCAAAAGCCGGATGCTCTCTTTTATGAAAAGATTGGCCAGCAAATTGCTGGATTTAGTAAAGAAAAGACGCTGATGATTGGAGATTCTCTAACCGCCGACATTCAAGGTGGCAATAATGCGGGGATTGACACTATCTGGTATAATCCTCATCACCTCGAAAATCACACACAAGCCCAGCCGACTTACGAAGTCTATTCTTACCAAGACTTGCTGGATTGTTTAGATAAAAATATTCTTGAAAAGATCACATTTTAA
- a CDS encoding pneumococcal-type histidine triad protein gives MKINKKYLAGSVATLVLSVCAYELGLHQAQTVKENNRVSYIDGKQATQKTENLNPDEVSKREGINAEQIVIKITDQGYVTSHGDHYHYYNGKVPYDAIISEELLMKDPNYQLKDEDIISEIKGGYVIKVDGKYYVYLKDAAHADNVRTKEEINRQKQEHSQHREGGTPRNDGAVALARSQGRYTTDDGYIFNASDIIEDTGDAYIVPHGDHYHYIPKNELSASELAAAKAFLSGRGNLSNSRTYRRQNSDNTSRTNWVPSVSNPGTTNTNTSNNSNTNSQASQSNDIDSLLKQLYKLPLSQRHVESDGLIFDPAQITSRTANGVAVPHGDHYHFIPYSQLSPLEEKLARIIPLRYRSNHWVPDSRPEQPSPQPTPEPSPSPQPAPNPQPAPSNPIDEKLVKEAVRKVGDGYVFEENGVPRYIPAKDLSAETAAGIDSKLAKQESLSHKLGAKKTDLPSSDREFYNKAYDLLARIHQDLLDNKGRQVDFEALDNLLERLKDVSSDKVKLVEDILAFLAPIRHPERLGKPNAQITYTDDEIQVAKLAGKYTTEDGYIFDPRDITSDEGDAYVTPHMTHSHWIKKDSLSEAERAAAQAYAKEKGLTPPSTDHQDSGNTEAKGAEAIYNRVKAAKKVPLDRMPYNLQYTVEVKNGSLIIPHYDHYHNIKFEWFDEGLYEAPKGYSLEDLLATVKYYVEHPNERPHSDNGFGNASDHVQRNKNGQADTNQTEKPNEEKPQTEKPEEETPREEKPQSEKPESPKPTEEPEEESPEESPEESEEPQVETEKVKEKLREAEDLLGKIQNPIIKSNAKETLTGLKNNLLFGTQDNNTIMAEAEKLLALLKESK, from the coding sequence ATGAAAATCAATAAAAAATATCTAGCTGGGTCAGTAGCTACACTTGTTTTAAGTGTCTGTGCTTATGAACTAGGTTTGCATCAAGCTCAAACTGTAAAAGAAAATAATCGTGTTTCCTATATAGATGGAAAACAAGCGACGCAAAAAACGGAGAATTTGAATCCTGATGAGGTTAGCAAGCGTGAAGGAATCAATGCCGAACAAATCGTCATCAAAATAACAGACCAAGGCTATGTCACTTCACATGGGGACCACTATCATTATTACAATGGTAAGGTTCCTTATGACGCTATCATCAGTGAAGAATTGCTGATGAAGGATCCAAACTACCAGCTAAAGGACGAGGATATTATCAGTGAAATCAAGGGTGGTTATGTGATTAAGGTAGATGGAAAATACTATGTTTACCTTAAGGATGCAGCTCATGCGGATAATGTCCGTACAAAAGAAGAAATCAATCGACAAAAACAAGAGCATAGTCAACATCGTGAAGGTGGGACTCCAAGAAACGATGGTGCTGTTGCCTTGGCACGTTCACAGGGACGCTACACCACAGATGATGGTTATATCTTTAATGCTTCTGATATCATTGAAGATACTGGTGATGCTTATATCGTTCCTCACGGCGACCATTACCATTACATTCCTAAGAATGAGTTATCAGCTAGCGAGTTAGCTGCTGCAAAAGCCTTCCTATCTGGTCGGGGAAATCTGTCAAATTCAAGAACCTATCGCCGACAAAATAGCGATAACACTTCAAGAACAAACTGGGTACCTTCTGTAAGCAATCCAGGAACTACAAATACTAACACAAGCAACAACAGCAACACTAACAGTCAAGCAAGTCAAAGTAATGACATTGATAGTCTCTTGAAACAGCTCTACAAACTGCCTTTGAGTCAACGCCATGTAGAATCTGATGGCCTTATTTTCGACCCAGCGCAAATCACAAGTCGAACCGCCAATGGTGTTGCTGTACCGCACGGAGACCATTATCACTTTATTCCTTATTCACAACTGTCACCTTTGGAAGAAAAATTGGCTCGTATTATTCCCCTTCGTTATCGTTCAAACCATTGGGTACCAGATTCAAGACCAGAACAACCAAGTCCACAACCGACTCCGGAACCTAGTCCAAGTCCGCAACCTGCACCAAATCCTCAACCAGCTCCAAGCAATCCAATTGATGAGAAATTGGTCAAAGAAGCTGTTCGAAAAGTAGGCGATGGTTATGTCTTTGAGGAGAATGGAGTTCCTCGTTATATCCCAGCCAAGGATCTTTCAGCAGAAACAGCAGCAGGCATTGATAGCAAACTGGCCAAGCAGGAAAGTTTATCTCATAAGCTAGGAGCTAAGAAAACTGACCTCCCATCTAGTGATAGAGAATTTTACAATAAGGCTTATGACTTACTAGCAAGAATTCATCAAGATTTACTTGATAATAAAGGTCGACAAGTTGATTTTGAGGCTTTGGATAACCTGTTGGAACGACTCAAGGATGTCTCAAGTGATAAAGTCAAGTTAGTGGAAGATATTCTTGCCTTCTTAGCTCCGATTCGTCATCCAGAACGTTTAGGAAAACCAAATGCGCAAATTACCTACACTGATGATGAGATTCAAGTAGCCAAGTTGGCAGGCAAGTACACAACAGAAGACGGTTATATCTTTGATCCTCGTGATATAACCAGTGATGAGGGGGATGCCTATGTAACTCCACATATGACCCATAGCCACTGGATTAAAAAAGATAGTTTGTCTGAAGCTGAGAGAGCGGCAGCCCAGGCTTATGCTAAAGAGAAAGGTTTGACCCCTCCTTCGACAGACCATCAGGATTCAGGAAATACTGAGGCAAAAGGAGCAGAAGCTATCTACAACCGCGTGAAAGCAGCTAAGAAGGTGCCACTTGATCGTATGCCTTACAATCTTCAATATACTGTAGAAGTCAAAAACGGTAGTTTAATCATACCTCATTATGACCATTACCATAACATCAAATTTGAGTGGTTTGACGAAGGCCTTTATGAGGCACCTAAGGGGTATAGTCTTGAGGATCTTTTGGCGACTGTCAAGTACTATGTCGAACATCCAAACGAACGTCCGCATTCAGATAATGGTTTTGGTAACGCTAGCGACCATGTTCAAAGAAACAAAAATGGTCAAGCTGATACCAATCAAACGGAAAAACCAAACGAGGAGAAACCTCAGACAGAAAAACCTGAGGAAGAAACCCCTCGAGAAGAGAAACCGCAAAGCGAGAAACCAGAGTCTCCAAAACCAACAGAGGAACCAGAAGAAGAATCACCAGAAGAATCACCAGAGGAATCAGAAGAACCTCAGGTCGAGACTGAAAAGGTTAAAGAAAAACTGAGAGAGGCTGAAGATTTACTTGGAAAAATCCAGAATCCAATTATCAAGTCCAATGCCAAAGAGACTCTCACAGGATTAAAAAATAATTTACTATTTGGCACCCAGGACAACAATACTATTATGGCAGAAGCTGAAAAACTATTGGCTTTATTAAAGGAGAGTAAGTAA